The following coding sequences lie in one Lolium perenne isolate Kyuss_39 chromosome 2, Kyuss_2.0, whole genome shotgun sequence genomic window:
- the LOC127329443 gene encoding zinc finger BED domain-containing protein RICESLEEPER 2-like: MIATGRPYREALKDYAKSDLNYKWEPTSDEWKMYELIEPMLFAFAQVTTAFSAQAYPTANIFYRHIVSIKIALRKAIAHRNPTYKAMGEAMMEKFNKYWEEKNNVMVLATILDPRYKMFYIDWAFKELYDEDTAIDEISDVHVELEELFDKFDTAKKMAEKSTTPSSNICITSSSMPASDSAFQTHRRNTTTKSSKSELRNYLEDALEDPNPKFILLDWWKVNSLRYPVLSKMARRFLTIPASSVSSESTFSTGGRVLDDYRSSLKPAMVEALVCGASYIKGSHSDLNVMEKEEDDEENVETVKLPKSATNINY, from the exons ATGATAGCTACTGGCCGTCCATATAGAGAGGCATTGAAAGATTATGCCAAGTCAGATCTGAACTACAAGTGGGAGCCTACAAGTGATGAATGGAAGATGTATGAGCTTATTGAGCCAATGCTCTTTGCGTTCGCTCAAGTAACTACCGCATTTTCAGCACAAGCGTATCCCACAGCAAACATATTCTACCGCCACATTGTGAGTATCAAGATTGCATTGAGAAAAGCCATTGCTCATCGGAACCCAACTTATAAGGCTATGGGAGAAGCTATGATGGAGAAGTTCAACAAATATTGGGAGGAAAAGAACAATGTCATGGTGCTTGCTACAATCCTTGATCCAAGGTACAAGATGTTCTACATAGATTGGGCCTTCAAAGAACTCTATGACGAAGACACGGCAATTGATGAGATATCTGATGTGCATGTGGAGTTAGAGGAGTTGTTTGATAAGTTTGATACCGCAAAGAAGATGGCCGAGAAATCAACCACACcatcctccaacatttgcattaCTAGTAGCTCAATGCCCGCATCGGATAGTGCCTTCCAAACCCACCGAAGAAACACCACAACAAAATCATCAAAGAGTGAACTAAGGAACTACCTAGAAGATGCGCTTGAGGATCCAAATCCCAAATTCATCTTGCTTGATTGGTGGAAAGTGAATTCACTTAGGTACCCGGTGTTGTCAAAGATGGCAAGGCGGTTCTTGACTATCCCGGCTAGTTCCGTGTCATCGGAATCAACTTTTAGCACCGGTGGAAGGGTTTTAGATGACTATCGTAGTTCTCTAAAGCCGGCTATGGTGGAGGCATTGGTTTGTGGTGCAAGCTATATTAAGGGTTCCCATAGTGACTTGAATGTGATG GAGAAGGAGGAAGATGATGAGGAAAATGTGGAGACCGTCAAGTTGCCTAAGAGTGCGACAAATATCAACTATTG A
- the LOC139835842 gene encoding zinc finger BED domain-containing protein DAYSLEEPER-like → MGYEGMVDSGYSVEVLLREGRGISGKHKGVASLQGWARSQDLRQERQPAHLRLPKDQEDGQADLQASELRADGEGSNHDLVYSHACGHDIYMVWIVDEENPEGPKLLKARCLHCAKEYAYTQGGNTSTINRHWKGKCKKLNAKIASQLIQNRLGFKPVNGDTKIPESATHGHVGFDQAIVKELIAKMIMVHEYSFRMVEHEWFNIVLKYLNPLYTSMGRKAIRAECMRVYKKEKERLKVALQEVEYISLTTDLWTSNQTIGYMCVVAHYIDSDWKMQTRVLAFMELDPPHSGHVIADAVWDCVTDWKIENKVISITLDNASNNDVAVKDLKRFSSHYRFSFDP, encoded by the exons gttcttctacgtgaaggacgTGGGATCTCCGGCAAGCACAAGGGTGTTGCCTCCCTTCAAGGATGGGCCCGCAGCCAAGACCTCCGCCAGGAACGCCAACCCGCACACCTCCGACTTCCCAAAGATCAAGAAGATGGCCAAGCGGATCTCCAAGCTAGTGAGCTCCGGGCTGACGGGGAAGGATCTAACCATGACTTGGTTTACTCTCACGCTTGCGGCCACGACATCTACATGGTGTGGATTGTTGATGAAGAGAACCCAGAAGGACCTAAGTTGTTGAAGGCAAGGTGCCTCCATTGCGCTAAGGAATATGCCTATACTCAAGGTGGAAACACCTCAACCATTAATAGGCATTGGAAAGGGAAATGCAAGAAGCTCAACGCAAAGATTGCAAGCCAATTGATCCAAAACCGTCTTGGTTTCAAGCCCGTCAATGGCGATACAAAGATTCCCGAATCAGCAACTCATGGACATGTTGGGTTTGATCAAGCTATTGTCAAGGAGCTCATTGCTAAAATGATAATGGTCCATGAGTACTCATTTAGGATGGTCGAGCATGAGTGGTTCAACATTGTTTTGAAGTACTTGAATCCACTCTATACATCCATGGGAAGAAAGGCAATCCGAGCCGAGTGCATGAGGGTCTACAAGAAAGAAAAGGAGAGGCTGAAAGTAGCACTCCAGGAGGTGGAGTACATTAGTCTCACTACAGATCTGTGGACTAGCAATCAGACCATTGGCTATATGTGTGTGGTGGCGCACTATATAGATAGCGATTGGAAGATGCAGACCCGTGTGCTTGCTTTCATGGAGTTGGATCCACCTCACTCTGGACATGTGATTGCGGATGCTGTTTGGGATTGTGTGACTGATTGGAAAATAGAGAACAAGGTTATTTCCATCACACTAGACAATGCTTCAAACAATGATGTTGCTGTCAAAGATTTGAAG AGGTTTAGCTCTCACTATCGGTTCTCATTTGACCCTTGA